The Populus alba chromosome 6, ASM523922v2, whole genome shotgun sequence genome contains a region encoding:
- the LOC118040698 gene encoding ADP-ribosylation factor 1: MGIFFSKMFSSVFGNKEARILVLGLDNAGKTTILYRLQMGEVVSTIPTIGFNVETVQYNNIKFQVWDLGGQTSIRPYWRCYFPNTQAIIYVVDSSDTDRLVIAKDEFHAILEEEELRGAVVLIYANKQDLPGALDDAAVTEALELHKIKNRQWAIFKTSAVKGEGLFEGLDWLSNTLKSGGG, translated from the exons ATGGGAATCTTCTTTTCTAAAATGTTCTCCTCAGTATTTGGCAACAAAGAGGCTCGGATCCTTGTTCTTGGTCTTGACAATGCTGGCAAAACTACAATTCTCT ATCGGCTTCagatgggtgaagttgtatccaCTATTCCAA CAATTGGATTTAATGTCGAAACAGTTCAGTACAACAACATCAAATTTCAAGTTTGGGATCTCG GTGGGCAGACAAGCATCAG ACCATACTGGAGATGCTATTTTCCCAACACACAAGCCATTATTTATGTTGTCGATTCAAGTGATACTGACAGGCTCGTGATAGCTAAAGATGAGTTTCATGCAATCTTAGAG GAGGAAGAGTTAAGAGGTGCTGTTGTTCTTATCTATGCAAACAAGCAG GATCTTCCTGGTGCACTTGATGATGCGGCTGTGACTGAGGCTTTGGAGTTGCACAAGATTAAGAATCGACAATGGGCGATTTTTAAAACTTCTGCCGTTAAAGGAGAAGGTCTTTTTGAAGGTTTGGACTG GTTGAGTAATACACTTAAGTCTGGAGGTGGCTAA